Proteins from a single region of Murdochiella vaginalis:
- a CDS encoding RNA-binding domain-containing protein: MTIDEIKKLIQNGEKIDVEFKESRNALTKDVFDTVCSFNNRNGGHILLGVDDNREIIGVNEDKVNKIIKEFTTSINNSQKMYPPLYLLPEVFEIDGKKVIYIQVPEGYQVCRHNGRIWDRSYEGDINITDHAELVYKLYSRKQGSYFVNKVYPNLDIEFLDTDVIDKAKRMAVARNKNHVWENMSYEELLRSANLILTDPETKHEGITLAAILLFGKDNSIMSVLPHHKTDAIFRVENKDRYDDRDVVITNLIDSYDRLIAFGQKHLNDLFVLDGIVNVNARDRILREIVSNTLAHRDYSSGFPAKMIIDDEKIMIENSNLAHGMGALDLQKFEPFPKNPAISKVFREIGLADELGSGMRNTYKYTRLYSGVDPLFEEGDIFRTIIPLKKIATQKVGGSGVAQDVAHSVAQDVAHDKIALAEFIKEKIRGNNKITRKAIADEAGVSVKTIERTIKEMDNLQYVGSGNNGHWELNE; encoded by the coding sequence ATGACAATAGATGAAATAAAAAAGTTAATTCAAAATGGAGAAAAAATAGATGTTGAATTTAAAGAATCGAGGAATGCTTTAACCAAAGATGTCTTTGATACAGTATGCTCTTTTAACAATAGAAATGGAGGACACATCTTACTTGGTGTAGATGATAATAGAGAAATTATTGGTGTCAACGAAGATAAAGTTAATAAGATTATTAAAGAATTTACAACATCTATTAACAATTCGCAGAAGATGTACCCACCACTTTACTTATTGCCGGAAGTATTTGAGATTGACGGTAAAAAAGTGATTTATATCCAAGTACCTGAAGGTTATCAGGTATGCAGGCATAATGGAAGAATATGGGACAGGTCTTATGAAGGAGACATCAATATTACAGACCATGCAGAACTTGTCTATAAGCTATATTCGAGGAAACAGGGAAGCTATTTTGTGAATAAGGTGTATCCAAACCTCGATATAGAATTTCTTGATACTGATGTTATTGATAAAGCCAAGAGAATGGCAGTAGCAAGAAATAAAAATCATGTCTGGGAAAATATGAGTTATGAGGAACTGCTCCGAAGTGCAAATCTCATTCTGACAGATCCTGAAACAAAGCATGAGGGCATTACATTAGCGGCAATTTTGTTATTTGGAAAAGACAACTCTATTATGTCTGTTCTTCCACATCATAAAACTGATGCAATATTTAGAGTTGAAAACAAGGATAGATATGACGATAGAGATGTAGTCATAACAAATCTGATTGATAGCTACGATAGGCTTATTGCGTTTGGACAGAAGCATTTGAATGACTTATTTGTCTTAGACGGAATTGTAAATGTCAATGCAAGGGATAGAATACTTAGAGAAATTGTTTCTAATACATTGGCTCACAGAGATTATTCAAGTGGTTTCCCTGCAAAAATGATTATTGACGATGAGAAGATTATGATTGAAAACAGTAACTTAGCTCATGGCATGGGAGCATTGGATTTACAAAAGTTTGAACCTTTTCCTAAAAATCCGGCTATTTCAAAAGTATTTAGAGAAATAGGACTTGCTGATGAGCTTGGTTCAGGTATGAGAAACACCTATAAATATACAAGGCTATATTCAGGTGTTGATCCTCTGTTTGAGGAGGGAGATATATTTAGAACGATTATTCCTTTGAAGAAAATAGCGACTCAAAAAGTTGGAGGAAGCGGTGTCGCTCAGGATGTCGCTCACAGTGTCGCTCAGGATGTCGCTCACGATAAGATAGCTCTTGCAGAGTTTATAAAAGAAAAAATAAGAGGAAACAACAAGATTACAAGAAAAGCAATTGCAGATGAAGCTGGAGTTAGTGTAAAGACTATAGAAAGAACCATTAAAGAAATGGATAATCTACAATATGTAGGAAGTGGAAATAATGGTCATTGGGAACTGAATGAATAG
- a CDS encoding DNA topoisomerase 3, whose translation MKLVIAEKPSVAISIAKVIGATKKKDGYYEGNGYKVSWCVGHLIQMANPESYDERYAKWNMADLPIIPREYKYEITKSTKKQFTILKKLMNDKDIDIVINACDAGREGEAIFRLVYNQANCKKQMKRLWISSMEDSAIKEGFDNLKDGSFYDNLFESSQARAIADWLVGMNLSRLYSCLYKQNYSVGRVQTPTLAMIVNRDNEIANFKKEKYFTVELSMNGFTLSTDRIDDEITAEQLLNLVGDKIEITDVIQKEKITKPELPFDLTTLQRECNKYFGYSAKQTLDYAQSLYEKKLITYPRTDSRCLTEDMIVSTVNNILGKNDFDTERIKTVFNSKKVTDHHAIIPTASSMNENLTSLPESELKVYELILNKLHASVGYPLIENTTKIVAEFDGFEFTSSGKVIVDEGFTKYLNEYAKKKNEDTVLPDVKIGYSLDIKDKEIKEKYTQPAKHFTEDLLLKAMELAGNDALEKGVEVERKGLGTPATRAGIIENLIFKGFIERDKKNLIATHKGISLVTIVADTFKSAETTAKWEMELSDIAQGKSSKKEFLEAIENEIKEVVSTYIK comes from the coding sequence ATGAAACTTGTAATTGCCGAAAAGCCAAGTGTTGCAATCTCTATTGCAAAAGTAATTGGAGCAACAAAAAAGAAAGACGGATACTATGAGGGAAACGGATACAAGGTGAGCTGGTGTGTCGGACATTTAATTCAGATGGCAAATCCAGAAAGCTATGATGAAAGGTATGCAAAGTGGAATATGGCGGATTTACCGATTATCCCAAGAGAATATAAGTATGAGATTACAAAGTCCACAAAGAAACAATTTACCATTCTTAAAAAGCTGATGAATGATAAGGACATAGACATCGTGATAAATGCTTGCGATGCAGGGCGTGAGGGAGAAGCAATCTTCAGGCTTGTATACAATCAGGCAAATTGCAAAAAGCAGATGAAACGCCTTTGGATTTCATCAATGGAAGATAGTGCCATAAAGGAGGGCTTTGATAACCTGAAAGACGGAAGTTTTTACGATAATCTATTTGAATCATCACAAGCAAGGGCGATTGCAGATTGGCTTGTGGGAATGAATTTAAGCAGACTGTATTCGTGTCTATACAAGCAAAATTACAGTGTGGGCAGAGTTCAAACACCTACCCTTGCCATGATTGTAAATAGAGATAATGAGATAGCAAATTTTAAGAAAGAAAAATATTTTACAGTCGAACTTTCTATGAATGGCTTTACACTATCAACAGATAGAATTGATGATGAAATAACAGCGGAACAGCTCTTAAATTTAGTAGGCGATAAGATAGAAATTACCGATGTTATTCAAAAGGAAAAGATAACAAAGCCTGAGCTGCCATTTGATCTGACAACGCTTCAAAGAGAGTGCAATAAATATTTTGGATACTCAGCTAAGCAGACACTTGATTATGCTCAAAGTCTTTACGAAAAGAAACTGATTACCTATCCAAGAACAGACAGCAGATGCCTTACTGAAGATATGATTGTAAGTACGGTTAATAACATTTTAGGAAAGAATGATTTTGACACAGAGCGTATCAAGACGGTATTTAATTCTAAAAAGGTTACAGACCATCATGCGATTATACCGACAGCAAGCAGTATGAATGAGAACTTAACTTCTCTTCCGGAAAGTGAATTGAAGGTATATGAACTTATTTTAAATAAGCTACATGCAAGTGTAGGCTATCCTTTAATTGAGAATACAACGAAGATTGTGGCTGAATTTGATGGATTTGAATTTACAAGTAGTGGAAAGGTGATTGTAGATGAGGGCTTTACCAAATACCTAAACGAATATGCGAAAAAGAAAAATGAAGATACAGTGCTTCCGGATGTAAAGATTGGTTATAGTCTTGATATTAAAGATAAAGAGATAAAAGAAAAATATACTCAACCAGCTAAACATTTTACGGAAGATCTTCTCCTAAAGGCGATGGAGCTTGCAGGAAATGACGCATTGGAAAAAGGTGTAGAAGTTGAGCGAAAAGGACTTGGAACACCTGCAACAAGAGCAGGAATCATTGAAAATTTAATCTTTAAAGGTTTTATTGAAAGAGATAAAAAGAACCTTATTGCTACACATAAAGGAATCAGCCTTGTAACTATTGTAGCCGATACATTTAAATCGGCAGAAACAACAGCAAAGTGGGAAATGGAGTTATCGGATATTGCACAGGGAAAATCTTCAAAGAAAGAATTTTTAGAGGCGATTGAAAATGAGATAAAAGAAGTGGTTTCAACTTATATCAAGTAA
- a CDS encoding AbrB/MazE/SpoVT family DNA-binding domain-containing protein, with the protein MKDTFIDTAKVMSKGQVTIPKRIRELLDLQNGDYVTFVVHKDKVQIQNSKTFIEENIDK; encoded by the coding sequence ATGAAAGATACATTTATAGATACTGCAAAAGTTATGTCAAAAGGGCAGGTTACTATTCCGAAAAGGATAAGAGAGCTTTTGGACTTACAAAATGGAGATTATGTTACTTTTGTAGTTCATAAAGATAAGGTGCAAATTCAAAACTCCAAGACTTTTATTGAAGAAAACATTGATAAATAA